The following coding sequences are from one Eucalyptus grandis isolate ANBG69807.140 chromosome 11, ASM1654582v1, whole genome shotgun sequence window:
- the LOC120289601 gene encoding rust resistance kinase Lr10-like → MTLLIRKWRRRHLATDQNVEEFLQSNNFLPIRYSYSDIKKITSGLKDKLGEGGYGSVFKGRLRSGREVAVKILKKGKTNGQDFISEVATIGRIHHVNVVGLIGYCFEGSKQGLVYDFMHNGSLDKHIFSREQGISLECKEVYEIALGVARGIEYLHRGCDIQILHFDIKPHNILLDEDFTPKVSDFGLARLYPTDYNTVSLTPARGTLGYMAPRARLQEPWRRLLQSRCL, encoded by the coding sequence ATGACATTACTAATACGCAAATGGAGGAGAAGACACTTAGCAACGGATCAAAATGTCGAAGAATTTTTGCAATCTAACAATTTCTTGCCGATAAGGTATTCTTACTCGGACATCAAGAAAATCACAAGTGGCCTTAAGGATAAACTAGGCGAGGGAGGGTACGGGTCCGTGTTCAAAGGAAGACTCCGGAGCGGCCGTGAGGTGGCGGTCAAGATTCTAAAGAAGGGAAAAACGAATGGGCAAGACTTCATCAGTGAAGTAGCTACCATTGGTAGAATTCATCATGTTAATGTTGTTGGACTCATTGGTTATTGCTTTGAGGGCTCTAAACAAGGTCTTGTCTACGATTTCATGCATAATGGATCTCTGGATAAGCACATTTTCTCACGAGAACAAGGGATTTCTCTTGAATGCAAGGAAGTGTATGAGATTGCTCTCGGAGTGGCTAGAGGGATTGAATATCTTCATCGAGGATGCGATATCCAAATTTTACACTTTGATATTAAGCCTCATAACATTCTTCTAGACGAGGATTTCACCCCAAAAGTTTCCGATTTTGGGCTCGCAAGATTGTATCCTACGGATTACAACACCGTGTCTTTGACTCCCGCGAGAGGAACCTTAGGGTACATGGCTCCTCGAGCTCGTCTTCAAGAACCTTGGAGGCGTCTCTTACAAAGCCGATGTCTATAG
- the LOC104427048 gene encoding RING-H2 finger protein ATL22, producing the protein MHQNQPLLLLLLFLLHRSFSIAIKNNHCTTSCGEVANISYPFRLMGDPKFCGHSNYELACKDNRTILDFNSGKYFVHNIDYTIQNIRVADVKLQKGNCSSLPHQSLGGPYEWPMDAYQGFSKAVSIVSCVKAVDFPFYIDASSCLGGLPSLNFSGARRRVYALVNANASSMETACTIEFMVTLSEWVDENDLHSYAQIHEHMVYGFELSWWNPSHTKIDIAYGLAHTLWRIEHISFLPIGFVRYKLNLYSETGNHYLDVVVRFLLDIGNITILISL; encoded by the exons ATGCACCAAAATCAaccccttcttctcctcctcctcttccttctacATCGGTCTTTTAGCATTgccataaaaaataatcactgcACAACCTCTTGCGGTGAGGTCGCAAACATAAGTTACCCATTTCGGTTGATGGGAGACCCGAAATTTTGCGGCCACAGTAATTATGAGCTAGCCTGCAAGGATAACCGCACCATTTTGGATTTTAACTCGGGCAAGTACTTTGTACACAACATCGACTACACCATCCAAAATATTAGGGTCGCTGATGTCAAGCTGCAAAAGGGCAATTGCTCATCCCTTCCTCACCAATCTTTAGGGGGCCCTTATGAATGGCCCATGGATGCTTATCAAGGTTTTTCGAAGGCTGTTTCGATCGTGAGTTGTGTGAAGGCCGTGGATTTTCCATTTTACATTGATGCTTCGTCATGCCTTGGTGGGCTTCCATCACTTAATTTCTCTGGTGCGAGAAGGCGAGTGTATGCCTTGGTCAATGCAAATGCCTCATCTATGGAAACTGCATGCACTATAGAGTTTATGGTAACGCTGTCAGAGTGGgttgatgaaaatgatcttcaTTCCTATGCGCAAATTCACGAACATATGGTTTATGGATTCGAGCTTTCATGGTGGAATCCTTCGCACACCAAGATAG ATATCGCCTATGGCCTCGCTCATACTCTCTGGCGTATTGAACATATCTCGTTCCTTCCCATCG GTTTCGTTCGTTACAAACTCAATCTCTATTCGGAAACAGGGAACCACTACCTTGATGTGGTGGTGCGCTTTCTCTTGGACATCGGTAACATTACTATATTAATCTCATTgtga
- the LOC120289600 gene encoding G-type lectin S-receptor-like serine/threonine-protein kinase SD1-1 codes for MVAPAPLPFPTAHAEDEFVVELAPEILRLLPRVHQSEEVVAVSFLLRILRNNRTILDLYSREYYVQYINYINFTIRLADVGLRKGNCSSLPHRSLSCSDSSYYSDRYRCGKYMMKKGLTLSKTLAIVDCKEAVNSQFYIDSSSCLSEVKFSDSSSTRRRVYAMVDVNVSYVEAICTIEHMAMIPWWVDGNNVRSYVQIHELMVYGFELSWLPIACGRNCYRLFISWEITGGLKDKLGEGGYGSVFKGRLRSGREVAVKILKKGESDGQDFISEVATIGRNHHVNVVELIGFCFNGSKQALVYDFTHNGSLDKHIFSQGQGMSLDCKKLYKIALGIARGIEYLHRGITPKVFDFGLARLCPMEYNIVSLIAARGNLGYMAPELVYKNLGGVSYKADVYSFGKLLMEMATRRKNEDNVTGCLSHTYFPLWVHDQLNKGLDIPVEYIS; via the exons ATGGTTGCGCCTGCCCCGTTGCCG TTCCCCACTGCGCATGCTGAGGATGAATTTGTGGTTGAACTTGCTCCTGAGATACTGCGATTATTGCCGAGGGTTCATCAATCTGAGGAGGTGGTGGCGGTGTCGTTTCTTCTGCGGATCTTGAG AAATAACCGCACTATTCTGGATTTGTACTCGAGGGAGTACTATGTACAGTACATCAACTACATCAACTTCACGATTAGGCTCGCCGATGTTGGGCTGCGAAAGGGCAACTGCTCGTCTCTTCCTCACCGCTCTTTGTCATGCAGTGACTCCAGCTACTACTCCGATCGGTATAGATGTGGGAAATACATGATGAAAAAGGGTCTAACGTTATCCAAGACACTGGCGATCGTGGACTGCAAGGAGGCTGTCAATTCTCAGTTTTACATTGACTCTTCATCATGCCTCAGTGAAGTCAAGTTTTCGGATTCCTCTAGTACGAGAAGGCGAGTGTACGCCATGGTCGATGTGAATGTCTCGTACGTGGAAGCTATATGCACTATAGAGCATATGGCAATGATACCTTGGTGGGTTGATGGCAACAATGTTCGCTCTTATGTGCAGATTCATGAACTTATGGTTTATGGGTTTGAGCTTTCATGGCTTCCAATTGCCTGTGGACGGAATT GTTACCGCTTGTTTATCAGCTGG GAAATCACAGGTGGTCTTAAGGACAAACTAGGCGAGGGAGGGTATGGTTCTGTGTTCAAAGGAAGACTCCGGAGTGGCCGTGAGGTGGCAGTGAAGATCCTAAAGAAGGGGGAATCGGACGGGCAGGACTTCATAAGTGAAGTGGCTACAATTGGAAGAAATCATCATGTTAACGTGGTTGAACTCATTGGTTTTTGCTTCAATGGCTCAAAACAAGCTCTTGTCTATGATTTCACACACAATGGGTCTTTAGATAAGCATATTTTTTCACAAGGACAAGGGATGTCTCTTGATTGCAAGAAATTGTACAAGATTGCTTTGGGAATAGCTAGAGGGATTGAGTATCTTCATCGAGG GATTACCCCAAAAGTTTTCGATTTTGGGCTCGCGAGATTGTGTCCCATGGAGTACAATATCGTGTCTCTAATTGCTGCAAGGGGAAACTTGGGATATATGGCTCCAGAGTTGGTCTACAAGAATCTTGGGGGTGTCTCTTACAAAGCCGATGTCTATAGTTTCGGCAAattgttgatggaaatggcCACTAGAAGGAAGAATGAGGACAATGTTACGGGGTGTTTGAGTCACACTTACTTTCCTTTATGGGTTCATGACCAACTTAATAAAGGATTGGATATTCCAGTGGAATATATTAGCTAG